The Kineococcus radiotolerans SRS30216 = ATCC BAA-149 genomic interval CGTCTCGGGCGGGTTCGTCCTGGGCCGCTACCCGCACGGGCGCGACGAGCTGGTCGAGGAGATCGCCGCCGACCTCGCCGGGGCCGGGTTTGCCACCGCCGTCAGCGACGACGTCATGGCCGCCAAGCGGGGCAAGCTGCTCGAGAACACCGGCAACGCCCTCGACGCGGTGTGCCGGCCGGGGGAGGGCGTCGACGCGCTGCGCGAGGAGGCCCGCGCCGAGGGCGAGCGGGTCCTGCGGGCCGCCGGGACCCCGCCCCTGGACCGCGCCGCGGCCCTGCCGCAGCTGGCCGCGCTGGGCTTCCGCACCGCCCCCGTGGCCGGCGCCGAGCGGCTGGGTTCCTCCAGCTGGCAGAGCCTGCACCGCGGCGGGTCCGTCGAGACCGACTGGCTCAACGGCGAGGTCGTGCGCCTCGGCCGCGAGCACGGCGTCCCCACCCCCGTCAACGAGGCCCTGCAGGTGCTGGCCGACGCCTCCGTCCGCGAGGGCCTGGGACCCCGCGCGTTCGGGGTCGGGGACGTGCGCGCGCTCGCCGCGGCGGCGGCGGGGGCCAGCGGGGACCCCGCGGGCCCGGCCTGAGAGGGTGGCACCCATGCGCGTCGACCACGTCGGCTTCGCCGCGGGGCCCGAGGGGCTGCAGGAGACCGCCCGGTCCCTGGCGGCGCGCCTCGGCGTGCGCGTCGTCGACGGGGGTCCCCACCCCCGCTTCGGGACCCGCAACGTCGTCCTCCCGCTGTCCCTGGGCTGCTACGTCGAGGTCGTCGAGGTGCTGGACCACCCGGTGGCCGACAAGGCGCTCTTCGGCCGGGCCGTGCGCGAGCGGACCGAGCAGGGCGGCGGCTGGTTCGCCTGGGCCGTCCTCGTCGAGGACCTGCCCGCCTACGCGGCGCGGCTCGGCGAGACCGCCGAGGAGGGGGTCCGCCGCCGCCCCGACGGCGTGGAGCTGCGCTGGCACCAGATCGGCGCCCCCGCGCTGAGCGAGGAGCCGCAGCTGCCGCTGCTCATCGAGTGGGACGGACCCCCCACCCAGCACCCCTCCGCGATCAGCTCGGCCGGGGGCGCGCGCCTGGCCGGGCTGACCATCGCCGGGCAGCGCGACCGCGTCCGCGGGTGGCTGGGGCTCCCCCCGGACTTCACCGCCGACCGCATCGACTTCACCTGGCTCGACGTCGTCGGGAGCCCGCGCAGCACGGGGCTGCGCTCGGTCCGCTTCGAGACCCCCCGCGGGACCGTCGAGATCTGATGGACTGGCTGCCGGACTGGGCTCCCTCGATCACGGCGCCGGCCCTCGCCCTCCTCGTCGTGGACCTCGTGGTGCGCCTCACCGCGATCGCGGTGGTCCCGGTGAACCGCCGCCCCAGCTCCGCCCTCGCCTGGCTGCTGGCCATCTTCTTCATCCCCTACCTGGGGGTGCTGGCGTTCCTGCTCATCGGCAACCCCAAGCTGCCCCGCGCCCGGCGGCGCAAGCAGCGGGAGATCAACGAGCTCATCCTGTCCTCCACCAAGGGCATGGACCTCGTCTCCTCCGACCACCCGTGGCCGCCGTGGCTCAGCGGGGTCGTGGAGCTCAACCGCACCCTCGGGTCGATGCCGCTGGTCGGGGGGAACCAGGCCCGCCTCGAGGGCGAGTACGACGAGGCGATCCGCGCGATGGCCCGCACCGTCGACGGCGCCCGCGAGTACGTCCACGTCGAGTTCTACATCATGACCCGGGACCCCACGAGCGAACCGTTCTTCGCCGCCCTCGAACGGGCCGTCGAGCGCGGGGTGAAGGTCCGGCTGCTGCTGGACCACCTGGGGTCCCTGCGCTACCCCGGCTACCGGCGCACGATCCGCTCCCTCGACGACATGGGCGTGGAGTGGCACCCGATGCTGCCCGTGCAGCTGCACCGGCTGAAGTACCAGCGGCCGGACCTGCGCAACCACCGCAAGCTCCTCGTCGTCGACGGGGAGGTCGCCTGGCTGGGGTCGCAGAACGTGCTGGACCGCAGCTACAACAAGCGCTCCAACGTGCGGCGCGGGCTGCAGTGGCAGGACCTCATGGTGCGCCTGGAGGGGCCGGTCGTCGCCGGCGTCGAGGCCATGTTCATCACCGACTGGTACTCCGAGACCGACGAGCTGCTGCAGACCGAACGCCCCGAGGTCTCCCCGGTCGGCTCCCCGGGACGGCTGGAGTGCCAGGTCGTGCCCAGCGGCCCCGGGTTCGACGGGGAGAACAACCTCAAGCTGTTCAACTCCCTGCTGTACGCCGCCCAGCGGCGCATCTCCATCACCAGCCCCTACTTCGTGCCCGACGAGTCGATGCTGTCGGCCATCACGACGGCCGCCGAGCGCGGGGTCGACGTCGAGCTCTTCGTCTCCGAGTACGGCGACCAGTTCTTCGTGCACTACGCCGAGTGCTCCTACTACGAGGACCTGCTGCGGGCCGGCGTGCGGATCCACCGCTACCCCGCGCCGTACGTCCTGCACGCCAAGCACATGACGATCGACGACGAGGTCGCCGTCATCGGGTCCTCCAACATGGACATGCGCTCGTTCCTGCTGGACCTGGAGCTGACGCTCATGGTGTGCGGGCGCGAGTTCGCCGACGACCTGCGCCGGGTCGAGGACGAGTACCGCGCGAAGTGCACCGAGCTCACCCTGGAGCAGTGGCTGGCCCGCCCCCGGTGGCAGGTCATCAAGGAGAACCTCTCCCGCCTCACCTCCGCGCTGCAGTAGGGCGCTCCACCCCCAGGGCTCGCAGCTCCAGGTCGGCCAGCGCCCGCACCGCGGCGGGGTCCTGGGCCTGCCAGGCGGCGGCGGGGTCGGGGTGCACGGCGAGGAGCTGCTCCGGCGCGCGCCGCTGCAGCGCGCGCAGGGCCAGGACCCGCTCCCCGGCCGGGGAGGCCGACAGCCCGCGGGCCCGCCGCGCGGCCCGGGCCCAGCGGACGCGCTGGAGCAGGCGCACCGCGGTGACCAGCGCGATCGGCACCAGCGCGGTGAGGACCCCGAGCAGCGTGGCCAGCTCCAGCGCGGAGCGCACCTGCGCGTCCGCCGCCCGCGCCAGCGAGGACGCGCTGGCGGCGGAGGAGCCCAGGACGCCCGCCAGGTCGTCCCCGATCAGCGGGGTGCCCGACGCGGCGTCCCCCGCGGCCGACAGCCGCCCGGCGAGGTCGCGGGACCCGGCGGAGAAGCCGCGCGCCGGGGCCGCGACGGAGGCCGCGGCGCCGTGGACGGCGCGCCCGGCCACGACGGAGAGGACGACCAGGAGCAGCCACGCGCCGTCGGCGGCCAGCTGCCGGGAGCGGTGGGCGGGACGGTCGGCGTAGAGGAGCACCCCTGCACGGTGGCACGGCCCGCGCGGGCGCGCCGGGGCGACCGCCACCCGGGGCCGGGACGGGGTGATCCCGCCGTTCCGGCACCCCCGGGGGGTCCCCGGTGGCACGCTGGGACGGAGCTCGGGCCACCGCCGGCCGGTGACCGGTGCGCGCGGACCGCGCGCCGGCCGGGCCGCGGCGAGGGGCGCCACGGGTGCGGGTGGGGAGCGGGACGGGTGCGCGAGGACGGGGCGGGGACCGGGGGCGCGGCGCGGCGCCGGACCCCGGACCGGCGGTGGTTCGCGGTGCCGACCCTCGTCACCTCGGTCGTGATGTGGACGTGGCTGCAGTCCCGCTTCACCGGGTCCCTCGACGCGACCCTGCTGCTCGTCGAGGGCACCGGCGTCGTCGTGGGGATCGTGGCCGGGTTGTGGGCCCCCGGCGCCCGCAGCCGCCGGGCGTTGCGGCTGCTGACCGCGTTCGTGGCCCTGACCACCCTGGGCGACGCGTACTGGCTGCTCGTCGTCGACCCCACCGGGCTGAGCTACCTCGGCGGCGACGTCGAACCCGGCGTGACCGTCACCCTCTACGTCCTGCGCTACCTCGTCCTGGCGCTGCTGCTCGTCCACGCCGCCCCGCCGCTGCGCGAGCCCACCCGGCGCTGGGCGCCGGCCGCGTTCGGCGGTCGCGGAGTCCTCTCCCCGGCGCAGGCGCTGGCCTGCACCACCGCCCTGCTGCTGGTGACCACCCCGCTCGGGGGTGTCGTCGACGACGGGAAGTCCTACTCGCTGTTCTGCTTCTGCGACGTCGTCCTCGCCGCCGCGGCCCTCGCCCTGTGGCTGCAGGCCGCGGGCCGGGTGCGCCGCCCGCAGGCGCGGGAGATGCGCCTGCTGACCGGCACCGTCGCCGGCGTGATCGCCCTGGCCCTCGCGGACGCCGCCGTCGTGCTCAGCATGACGGGCGCGTCCGTGGCCGTGGGGCGGGCCGGCTTCACCTTCTCCGTCGGCGGCTTCCTCGTCCTGGTGTTCACCGCGCTGCGCACCCCGGAGGCGGGTCCGGCGGGGGGCTGCCTGCCCCCGCCGCCCCGCCGCACCCACCCGCACCTGGTGGTGGCGGCGCTCGTGGCCGTCCGGGTCGCCGCCCCCGCGGTGCTCCTCGCGGTGAGCACCGCCCAGCTCGTCGCGGGGGCCGCCGGGAGCCCCGGTGCCGTCGGGGCGCCCGCCGTGCGCGCCGCGTTCACCGGCGCTGCGCCCACCGGGTCCGGGCTCGGCCCGGCGACCCTGGGCACCGTGGTCGTCGCGGTGGCCCTGTCGCTGCTGCAGGCGGGCCGGCAGGTGGTGCACGCCCAGCGCGACGGGCGGCGGGCGGCGGCCGCGGAGCGCGACGAGCTCACCGGCGCCTACAGCCGGCGCGGTCTCACCGCCCACGTCCGGCGGCACCTGCCCGCCTCCCCCCGGGCCGGGTCCGGGGCGGGGTGGACCCTGGCCCTGCTGGACCTGGACGGCTTCAAGGCCGTCAACGACACCTTCGGCCACGACGCGGGCGACGAGGTCCTGCGCGCCGTGGTCCGGCGGTGCGCGCGCGTGGTGGCCGGGTGCGGTGTCGTCGCCCGCTTCGGCGGGGACGAGTTCGTCGTCCTGCTCGGCACCGGCGGCCCGGGGACGGCGGAGACGCGGGCGGTGCTGCGGCGGCTGGAGGACGAGGTCTCCGCGCCCCTGGAGCTCACCGGCGGCGTCACGGTCACCGTCGGGACGTCCGTGGGCGCGGCCGGCATCGACCCGGACGGGTGGGACGGGAACCTCTCGGCGGTGCTCAAGCGGGCCGACCTCGCGATGTACGACTGCAAGCGCCGCCGGGCGGCCGGGGCCGTCGACGGCGGCCGGGTCCCCCCGCCCGTCCCCCCGCCCGTCCCGGCGGTGCCGTCGCCGGGTGGGCCCCTGGTCGGACGGTCCCCGTGGCGAGGTCCACCCGTGGCCTGACGCCCCCCGCCCCTGCGTCCGGCAGGCTCCCTCGCGTGCTGCAGGACGTCGCGACGTGGACGACGGTGCTGGGCGCCGCGGGGTGCGCGGGGGCCGCGCTGTGGCGGGCGGTGCGTTCCCGCCCCCACCCCGCGACCCGGGTCCTGCTGCTGGCCGCCGCGGCCGTGGTGCTCGCCGGCGCGGTCGTCACGTCGCTGGACGGCGGCCCGCGCTGGCAGGTGGCGCCCCTGGCCGCGGCCGTCCTCCTCGCCCTCCCGGCCGGGGCCCGGAGCGCCCGGCGCGGCCGGCGCGGGCCGCGGGTCCTGCTGGGCGCCGCCGCGGTGCTCGCGGTGGGGGCGGGGTCGGTCGCGGTGCGGGCGTTCCCGCCCCTGCGCCTGCCCGTCCCCTCCGGCCCGCACCCGGTGGGGGTCGGCGAGATCGCCTGGGCGGGGCCGGCGACGGACTGCCCGGCGTCCGGTCTCCTCGCCCAGGTCTGGTACCCGGCGGCGGCCGCCGGGGGCGACCCCGGGCCCTACCTGGGCCGCGACCGCGACGAGGCCCGTCGGGTCTCGGCCGCCCTGGCCGACGCGTTCGGCGTCCCGCCGGTCCTGCTGCGGGAGGCCGCCGTCGGGCGCGGGCGCGCGGTGCCCGGGACCCCGGTGGCCGCGGGCCGGTTCCCCGTGGTCCTGTTCTCCCCCGGCAACCTCGGCGTCCGCCGGCAGAACTCCGCCTGGGCCACCGACCTGGCCAGCCGCGGCCGCGTCGTCGTCGCCCTGGACCACCCGTGCGACTCCGCCGTCGTGGTGGGGCCGGAGGGGGAGGCCGTGACCTCCACGGCCGGCGGCAGCGGGGACGACGCCCGGGACCAGGCCGACGCCGACCGCCGGGTGGGGGTCCGGGCGCAGCAGCTCCGGTCCGCCCTCGACGAGCTCGCCCGCCGCGACAGCGCGGACCGGCTCCTGGGCGGGCACCTCGACCTCGGGGCCGTCGCCGCGGCCGGGCACTCCCTCGGCGGGGCCGCCGCGCTGCGGGCCGCGGCGCAGGACGAGCGCGTCGACGCGGTCGTCGACCTCGACGGGTTCCCCCGCGGCGCGGACGGGCTCGACGTCCCGGTCCTCGTCCTGGTCGCGGGGCGGGGCACGGGCGACCCCGGCGCCGACGCCCGCTACGCCCGCGCCGTGGAGGCGGTGACGGCGGGATCCCCCGACGCCCGGGTCGTGGAGGTCGCGGGCGCCTCGCACCTGACGTTCACCGACGCGCCGCTGTTCCTGCCGCCGCTGCCGGGCCTGGTGGGCTCGCTCGGGCGGGAGGGGGCCGTCGCCGCGACGGCGCGCGCGACGGAGGAGTTCCTCGCCGACGTGCTCGGGCCGCGGTGACGGCCAGCGCGAGCGCGCCGCTCAGCCGAGCTCCTCGTCCACCCAGCACCAGCGCCACGCCTCGCCGGGTTCGGCGCTGACGATCGCCGGGTGCGCGGTCCCCGCGAAGTGCGCGCGGGAGTGGCGCAGCTCGGAGGAGTCGCAGCAGCCGGTGTGGCCGCAGGCCAGGCAGGTGCGCAGGTGGACCCAGGTCGCGCCCACGGCCACGCACTCGGCGCACTCGGTGGGGGGCCCGCCCCAGCGGGCGGTGGCGTCGTCGCGGGTGCCGGCGGTGCGCAGGTGGGCGCAGCCCCCGTCGCTCGCGCCGCCGAGGCGGCGGTCGGCCGCCAGCGGTTCGAGGTCGTCGAGGCGGTCCAGCAGCGCCTCCTCGAAGTCGACGTCGGCCAGCGCCCGCTGCAGCACCTCCGGTTCGGCGGTGCCGCGGTCGCGGGCCTCCACGACGACGGCGCGCTCGGCGGCGAGCATCTCCAGCCGCAGCCGCGTGTAGACCGCGGAGGGGGTCGAGACGTCGGCCTCGGGGCGGCCGAGGCGTTCCCAGGCCGCGTGCGAGCGGGACTTCGAGCGCTTCCGCAGCTGCCCCACCACGTGGCGGGGTTCGTCCCCGGTGAGCAGCTCGTCGAGGCGGCGGAGCCCGGCGGCGGAGGCGGCGTCACCGAGGGCGGCGGCCTGCAGCGCGTCCTGGGCGGGGTCGGGGGCCGGCAGCCCGACGCGGCGCACCACCCAGGGCAGGCTCAGGCCCTGGACGAGCAGGGTCCCCACGACGACGGCGAAGGCCGCGAGCAGGAGGACGTCGCGGCCGGGTACGTCCTCGGGGATGAGCTGCGCGGCGGCGAGGGTGACGACGCCGCGCATCCCGGCCCAGGACACCAGCACCGACACCGCGCCCGGCCACGCCTTGCGCCGCCAGGGCGGGACGGCGGTGAGGATGCCGGCGACGGCGAAGACGAAGGCGAAGCGCGCCGCGACGGTGGCGACGAGGACCCCCGCGCAGACCAGCAGGATCCGCCCCCCGCCGAACCCGCTGTCGGCGGCCCCGCGGACCAGCAGCGGGAACTGCAGGCCGATGAGCAGGAACACCGCGTTCTCCAGGAGGAACGCGACGGTGCGCCAGTTCAGCGCCTCCGCCACCCGCGACGCGGCCGTCTGCACCTTCGGGGAGACGTGCGCGAGGGCGAGGCCGGCGACGACGACGGAGAGGACCCCGGAGACGTGCAGCGCCTCGGCGGGCAGGAACGCCAGGTAGGGCGCGACGAAGGAGACGGCGGTGTCCAGGACGGGGTTGCGGATCCGGGTGCGCACCAGGGCCAGGACGGCCGCGACGACCCCGCCGATGAGGACCGCGCCGACCACGGCGAGGACGAACTCCCCGCCGATGTGCAGCGGGGAGAGCTCCGAGGTGAGGGCGGAGGTCGCCGCGGCGAGGGCGATGAGGGCGGTGGCGTCGTTGAGGAGGCTCTCCTCCTCCAGCAGCGTCGCCACCCGCCGGGGCAGCCCGAGGCGCTGGCCGATGGCGCTGGCGGCCACCGCGTCGGGCGGGGCGACGACGGCGCCCAGCGCCATGCACGCGGCCAGCGCCACCCCGGGCAGCAGCCAGGACGTCGTCCAGCCCACGACGAGGGTGGTGAAGACGACGAGCACCACCGATAGCAGGAGGGTCGCGGTCTTGTTGCGGTTGAAGTCGACGAGCGAGGCGCGCGCCGTCGTGGCGTAGAGCAGCGGGGGCAGCAGCCCGTTGAGGACGAGCTCGGGCCCGAGGCTGAACTCGGGGACCACCGGGACCAGCGAGACCGCCGCCCCCACCACGACGAGGACGAGGGGGGTCGGCCACCGGAGGCGGTCGCAGAGCGCCGACACCACGCACACCCCGACGGTCAGCGCCACCAGGGCGATCGCGATCTCCACGCCGGGAGACTAGGCGTTCGGGGGCCCCCGGGGACGTCAGGGACGCAGGACGGTGATCCCCGCCGTCGTCGCGGCGCCCACCTCGGCCAGCGCCCGCGGCCCGGCCTCCAGGGGCAGTTCCCGGGTGACGAGCCCGGCCAGCGGGAACCGGCCCGACCCGACGAGGGCGAGCAGGCGCGGGTAGTCGTGGGCGGCCATGCCGTGGCTGCCCAGGACCTGCAGCTCACCGGCGATGACGAGGTCCATCGGCACCAGCGGCGCCCCGGTCGCGGCGGGCAGCAACCCGATCTGCACGTGCCGCCCGCGCCGGCGCAGGGAGCGCACCGACGCCTCGCAGGTGGCGGGCAGGCCGACGGCGTCGATCGAGACGTGCGCCCCGCCTCCGGTGAGCTCGCGCACCGCGTCCACCGCGCCGTCGGCCGCGACGGCGTGCTCGGCCCCGAACGCGAGGGCGAGGTCCCGGGCGCCGGGGGAGGGGTCGACGGCGACGACCCGGGCTCCCGCGGCCGCGGCGATCGCGATCGCGGACAACCCGACCCCGCCGGCGCCGTGGACGGCGACGGACTCCCCGGCGCGCACGCGCGCGACGTCGGTCACGGCGCGGAACGCGGTCGCGACCCGGCAGCCCAGCGCCGCGGCGGCGGCGGAGGGGAACCCCTCGGGCAGGGCGACGAGGTTCACGTCGGCGTGGTCGAGGGCGACGAGCTCGGCGAAGGAGCCCCAGCCGGTGAACCCCGGCTGGGTCTGGCGGCGGCACACCTGCTGCTGCCCCGCCGCGCACTCCGGGCAGGTCCCGCACGCGGTGACGAACGGGGTCGTCACCCGGTCCCCGACGCGCCGGCCCCGCACGTCCGCACCCACCGCGACGACCGTGCCGGCGAGCTCGTGGCCGGGGACGTGCGGCAGGGTCACGTCGTCGTCGTGGCCCTGCCAGGCGTGCCAGTCGCTGCGGCACACCCCCGTCGCCTGGACGGCGACGACCACCCCGTGCGGGGCCGGGGCGGGGTCGGCGACGTCGGCGAGGCGGGGGGCCGCGCCGAACTCCTCGACGAGGACCGCGCGCACCGGGTCAGTCCGCGTCGAGCACGTCGACGAGTGCGGAGGCGTCGCCGGTGTAGTCGCCGGGGGTCATGAGCGACAACCGCGCCGCCTCGCCCTCGGGCAGGCCGAGGCCCGCGACGAACTCGCGCAGCTTCGCCTGGTCGACCTTGCGGCCGCGGGTGAGCTCCTTCAGGCGCTCGTAGGGTTCGGGCAGCCCGTGCACGCGCATCACCGACTGGACGGCCTCGCCGAGGACCTCCCAGTTCCCGTCGAGGTCGGCGGCGAGCGCGGCGGGGGCGGCGTCGAGACCGGCGAGACCGCGCTGGGCGTTCTCGATCGCCAGCAGGGAGTGCCCGAAGGCGACGCCGATGTTGCGCTGCATGGAGGAGTCGGTGAGGTCGCGCTGCAGGCGCGACGTCGTGAGGGTCTCCTCCAGCACGCGGAACAGCCCGCCGGACACCTCGAGGTTCGCCTCGGCGTTCTCGAACCGGATCGGGTTCACCTTGTGCGGCATCGTCGAGGACCCCACGGTGCCCTGCCCGCGGACCTGGGCGAAGTAGCCCAGCGAGATGTAGGTCCACACGTCGGTGCAGAGGTTGTGCAGCACCCGCCCGAAGCGGGAGACGTCGGCGTACAGCTCCGCCTGCCAGTCGTGGGACTCGATCTGCGTGGTCAGCGGGTTCCACGTCAGGCCCAGGCCGGTGACGAATTCCTCCGACACCGCCGGCCAGTCCGTCGTGGGCACGGCCGCCCGGTGCGCGGCGTAGGTGCCGGTGGCGCCGTTGAACTTGCCGAGGTACTCGGCGGCGGCGATCCGCTTGAGCTGGCGGCGCAGCCGGTGGGCGAGGACGGCGAGCTCCTTGCCCAGCGTCGTCGGGGTCGCGGGCTGGCCGTGGGTGCGCGAGAGCATCGGCAGGTCGCGCAGCTCCCGCGCCATCCGCGCCACGTCGTCGACGAGGCCGGTGGCCGCCGGCAGCCAGACCTCGCCCACGGCGTCGCGCACCATGAGGGCGTAGGAGAGGTTGTTGATGTCCTCGCTGGTGGCGAAGAGGTGGGTGAGCTCGGCGACGTCGGCCAGCGACGTGCCCTCCAGGCGGCGCTTGATCCAGTACTCGACGGCCTTCACGTCGTGGACGGTGACGCGCTCGATCTCGCCCAGCTCGGTGACCGCGTCGGCGTCGAAGCGCAGCGGCAGCTCCCGCAGGAACGCGATCTCCCCGTCCGTCAGGCGGCGCACGCCCGGGACGGCGTCGTGGGTGCCGAGGAAGACCAGCCACTCCACCTCGACGTGGATGCGGCGCCGGTTCAGCGCGGCCTCGGAGAGGTGCTCGGTCAGCGGGGCGACGGAGCGGCGGTAGCGGCCGTCGAGCGGGCCGAGCGCGGGCTCGCCCAGGCTGGCGGGGGTGGTCGCGGGCGTGGTGGCAACGGCCGAGTCGGTCACGGACCGAATGGTCCCACGGCCGCTGCCCCGGCCCCGTCGATCAGGCCTCCTCGACGGAGGACTCCTTGTGCGCGGCTTCCTTGCCGGACTTGTCGCTCTTCACGACGACCTGCGGGTCGTCCTCGGAGGCCCGGCGCGTCTTGCCGTACAGCTCGAAGTCCTCGGTCTTCTCCTCCACGACCTCGCCCTCGGTCCTGCCCTGGGGGGTCTTCCAGCTGACGTGATCGCCCTTGTCCATGCCTCCACCGTGCCGCCGGTCCGGCGCCCGCGCACGTCAGGGCAGGGGGGTGCGGCGCAGGACGGCCTCCCCGGCCCGGGCGGGGTCCAGCGGCACGGGGGAGCGCAGGACCCCCGGCCCCCGCGCGACGCGGCCGTCGGTGCGCGGGGTGCAGCGCAGCCCGCCGCGACCGCGCATCGCCTTCCACGCGCCGTCGGCGACGACCCGGTCCATCCACGCGCAGGGGTTGGCGGGGCGACCGCCGTGGAAGGTCACCGTCCCCGCCGCGGTGACGAGGTCGAAGTCGTGGCCGCGCAGCGGGTCCAGCTCCACCCCGCGGACGACGAGGTTGCGCCGGGCCAGCAGCGGGTCCGGCACGCCAGGCAGCCCGACGTCGCGGGCTACGGCCTCCCACGCCTCGACGGCCAGGAAGGTGACCGCGGCGTCCATGTGGGCGGCCTTGCCG includes:
- a CDS encoding molybdenum cofactor biosysynthesis protein, translating into MVHEHPVEVLHLLVSPAHAYFGRPREGAADVPTHDLDEVEVVAGKGIRGDRFFGKAAHMDAAVTFLAVEAWEAVARDVGLPGVPDPLLARRNLVVRGVELDPLRGHDFDLVTAAGTVTFHGGRPANPCAWMDRVVADGAWKAMRGRGGLRCTPRTDGRVARGPGVLRSPVPLDPARAGEAVLRRTPLP